A window of Haloarcula sp. H-GB4 contains these coding sequences:
- a CDS encoding NUDIX domain-containing protein — MQPQRATYVKKACAYITRNGSELLVFDGPGHDGLQIPKGTVEPGERPRVAVQREAVEESGLASFERLQHIATDVWTRRESPPKRYVRSFYHLPVHESRDHWVHTVTGTGEERGAEFEFSWVDLQTDATFALDLDDYLHSLTSPAEATTAGDVAAD, encoded by the coding sequence ATGCAACCACAGCGGGCAACGTACGTAAAGAAAGCCTGTGCCTACATCACCAGAAACGGGTCGGAACTGCTGGTGTTCGACGGGCCGGGCCACGACGGGCTACAGATACCGAAGGGAACCGTTGAACCGGGAGAAAGACCGCGGGTAGCCGTACAGCGAGAGGCTGTCGAGGAGAGCGGTCTCGCCTCATTCGAGCGTCTGCAACACATCGCCACCGATGTCTGGACGCGCCGCGAGTCGCCACCGAAGCGATACGTGCGGTCGTTCTACCACCTCCCTGTCCACGAATCCCGGGATCACTGGGTCCACACCGTCACCGGGACGGGCGAGGAACGCGGTGCAGAGTTCGAGTTCTCGTGGGTCGACCTCCAGACCGATGCCACCTTCGCACTCGATCTTGACGACTATCTCCACTCTCTGACGAGTCCCGCTGAGGCGACGACAGCCGGCGATGTGGCTGCCGATTAA
- a CDS encoding thiolase family protein translates to MPTPVIVDAVRTPQGKEDGALAGVRSEDLSVPLINQLLASTGVEADDVDDLLWGCAQQRGEQGNNMARVIALLSDLGESVPASTINRWCASSAEALMRAADAIAAGQRDVLIAGGVESMSRVQMDENTHNVHPRLAEHYNIGELQMGMTAEKVASEMEVARQEQDEYALRSHQRAADATESGRFDDEIVPIDTEDGQLEADEGIRPDTTLEKLSQLPTVFKSDGSVTPGNASQVSDGAAGLMVTSREFAEDRGLDILAEIGSHEVAGVDPTVMGIGPVPAVRKLTERTDRETDDYDLVELNEAFASQCLYCQRELGFDDDIYNVNGGAIAIGHPLGASGARLPVTLVHEMNRRDAELGLATECVGFGQGAAIEFRLP, encoded by the coding sequence ATGCCCACACCTGTCATCGTGGACGCAGTCAGAACGCCACAGGGAAAGGAGGACGGCGCACTCGCCGGCGTCCGGAGCGAAGACCTCTCGGTGCCGCTTATCAACCAGTTGCTCGCGTCGACCGGCGTCGAGGCCGATGACGTCGACGATCTGCTGTGGGGGTGTGCCCAGCAGCGCGGGGAACAGGGCAACAACATGGCCCGGGTCATCGCGCTGTTGTCGGACCTCGGCGAGAGCGTCCCCGCATCGACGATTAACCGCTGGTGTGCGTCCTCCGCCGAAGCGCTGATGCGAGCCGCCGACGCCATCGCGGCCGGCCAGCGCGACGTGCTCATCGCCGGCGGTGTGGAGTCGATGTCCCGTGTGCAGATGGACGAAAACACGCACAACGTCCACCCGCGGCTGGCCGAACACTACAACATCGGCGAACTCCAGATGGGAATGACCGCTGAGAAGGTCGCTAGCGAGATGGAGGTCGCCCGGCAGGAACAGGACGAGTACGCGCTCCGGAGCCACCAGCGCGCCGCCGACGCGACGGAGTCCGGTCGCTTCGACGACGAGATCGTCCCGATCGATACCGAGGACGGTCAGCTCGAAGCGGACGAGGGTATCCGTCCTGACACCACACTCGAAAAGCTGTCCCAGCTACCGACAGTGTTCAAGTCGGATGGATCGGTCACACCCGGCAACGCCTCGCAGGTCTCTGACGGTGCGGCAGGGCTGATGGTCACCTCCCGTGAGTTCGCGGAGGACCGCGGACTCGACATTCTGGCGGAAATCGGCTCCCACGAAGTCGCCGGTGTTGACCCGACCGTGATGGGGATCGGCCCGGTCCCCGCCGTTCGCAAACTCACCGAACGAACTGACCGCGAAACGGACGATTACGACCTCGTGGAACTCAACGAGGCCTTCGCCTCCCAGTGTCTGTACTGCCAGCGCGAACTCGGCTTCGACGACGACATCTACAACGTCAACGGCGGCGCAATCGCCATCGGCCACCCGCTCGGGGCCTCTGGCGCGCGCCTTCCAGTGACGCTCGTCCACGAAATGAACCGCCGCGACGCGGAGCTGGGTCTGGCGACAGAGTGTGTCGGCTTCGGTCAGGGCGCGGCTATCGAGTTCCGACTGCCCTGA
- a CDS encoding pyridoxamine 5'-phosphate oxidase family protein, which translates to MTIDTLEAAGLTRMDDSNIAAFLSNQRVGVLGLPTENGPYMIPLSFGYDDDRALYFTFIGGSASRKQQLTEAAENAAVLVYKVESMFHWESVLLQGGIEAVPESEWDDFADVLDTAWRPELFEDAIEDGDIAVYRFRIDEMEGLRHAGLPPGFEPE; encoded by the coding sequence ATGACAATAGATACTCTCGAGGCGGCCGGACTCACGCGCATGGACGACAGCAACATTGCGGCGTTTCTGTCGAACCAGCGGGTCGGTGTGCTGGGGCTACCGACCGAGAACGGACCGTACATGATTCCCCTGTCGTTCGGGTACGATGATGACCGCGCGCTGTATTTCACCTTCATCGGTGGGTCAGCAAGCCGTAAACAACAGTTGACCGAGGCGGCGGAGAATGCGGCCGTGCTCGTATACAAAGTCGAATCGATGTTCCACTGGGAGAGCGTCCTGTTACAGGGCGGTATCGAGGCCGTCCCCGAGTCCGAGTGGGACGACTTCGCGGACGTGCTCGATACGGCATGGCGGCCGGAGCTGTTCGAGGACGCTATCGAGGACGGCGACATCGCAGTCTACCGGTTCCGTATCGATGAGATGGAAGGGCTCAGACACGCCGGCCTCCCGCCGGGATTCGAACCGGAGTGA
- a CDS encoding DUF1508 domain-containing protein encodes MYRNRIGEPTTDDEVYGYWLFVIGIVLGIVGLLLFYLTASRSTPRQFGYLLGAIGLISLFAGPTIRLPLTRRGLILTYLGAVVGLVAMVWFTTFYPSNWAGPEGNPAVTLYIVGLGLMAVGAVVSPLLTGRKEAYDKAVQTAQEATEVAEQATQEADQASREATQQSQAAEQASRERNRLAEKLATSEAAREELATVTEATEAELAAAHATIAAAMDSKATFELYEDAAGKYRWRLRHRNSNVIADSAQGYSSRQKAMQGLRSVQSNAAGGAVVFFEDATEDDTAEDVPVVPAPESDAAFELFEDNAGEFRWRLRHDNGNILADSGEGYASKSNVRRALQSVRAYVPGAAYLKVDPVAYEVYADAAGEFRWRLLHRNGNILADSGEGYSSRSNARRAARRVSELAPDSAVDDRFEVYEDAAEEWRWRLRADNSELVADSGEGYANRSKAMDAIERVQSYAAEADLLEIGSAAFEVYEDRGEEWRWRLRHRNGEIIADSGEGYAERNKAVTAIERIKRHAPGATQEE; translated from the coding sequence GTGTATCGGAACCGCATCGGCGAGCCGACGACCGACGACGAGGTGTACGGCTACTGGCTGTTCGTCATCGGCATCGTACTCGGTATCGTCGGCCTCCTCCTGTTTTATCTGACAGCGTCGCGGAGCACGCCCCGGCAGTTCGGCTATCTCCTCGGTGCAATTGGGCTCATCTCGCTGTTTGCCGGGCCGACGATCAGGCTGCCGCTGACACGACGTGGTCTGATACTCACATACCTCGGGGCCGTGGTCGGACTGGTCGCGATGGTGTGGTTCACCACGTTCTACCCCTCCAATTGGGCCGGCCCCGAGGGGAACCCGGCAGTGACGCTATACATCGTCGGCCTCGGGCTGATGGCTGTCGGCGCGGTCGTCTCCCCGCTGCTGACTGGCCGAAAAGAAGCGTACGACAAAGCCGTTCAAACGGCGCAGGAAGCAACTGAAGTGGCCGAGCAAGCCACACAGGAGGCCGACCAGGCGTCCCGGGAAGCGACACAACAGTCCCAGGCCGCCGAACAGGCGAGCCGCGAGCGCAACAGGCTGGCCGAGAAGTTAGCGACCAGCGAGGCCGCCCGCGAGGAACTGGCGACCGTGACCGAGGCGACCGAGGCGGAACTCGCCGCGGCCCACGCCACCATCGCGGCTGCGATGGACAGCAAGGCGACGTTCGAACTGTACGAGGACGCGGCGGGCAAGTACCGCTGGCGGCTCCGCCATCGGAACTCCAACGTCATCGCCGACAGCGCACAGGGGTATTCCTCGCGCCAGAAGGCGATGCAGGGGCTCCGTAGCGTCCAGTCCAACGCCGCCGGCGGGGCTGTCGTTTTCTTCGAGGATGCGACAGAGGACGACACCGCCGAGGACGTACCGGTCGTGCCGGCTCCCGAAAGCGACGCCGCGTTCGAACTGTTCGAGGACAATGCCGGGGAGTTCCGCTGGCGCTTGCGCCACGATAACGGCAATATCCTCGCCGACAGCGGTGAGGGATACGCCTCGAAGTCGAACGTCCGGCGAGCGCTGCAGAGCGTCCGCGCATACGTTCCCGGCGCGGCCTACCTCAAAGTCGACCCCGTCGCTTACGAGGTGTACGCCGACGCTGCCGGGGAGTTCCGCTGGCGCTTGCTCCACCGCAACGGCAACATCCTCGCCGACAGCGGCGAGGGGTACAGTTCCCGGTCGAACGCCCGGCGGGCGGCCCGTCGAGTCAGCGAACTCGCACCCGACTCCGCGGTCGATGACCGTTTCGAGGTGTACGAGGACGCTGCCGAGGAGTGGCGCTGGCGGCTACGGGCCGACAACAGCGAACTCGTCGCCGACAGCGGCGAGGGGTACGCAAATCGGTCGAAAGCCATGGATGCCATCGAGCGAGTCCAGTCGTACGCGGCCGAGGCTGATCTGCTAGAAATCGGGAGCGCAGCGTTCGAAGTGTACGAGGACAGGGGCGAGGAGTGGCGCTGGCGACTCCGCCATCGCAACGGCGAAATCATCGCGGACTCCGGTGAGGGGTACGCCGAACGCAACAAAGCCGTGACCGCCATTGAGCGGATCAAGCGCCACGCTCCGGGTGCAACACAGGAGGAGTAG
- a CDS encoding ATP-binding protein, protein MSNPELDVVEFLLTATIYSERRDLEPDDLPASYRSVFWSDGEIERPLSVTNTTASEATGVERPWAAISGLMFTDRDDFSGSISMTDRDLAEEWFLERVDAAALEDNPVLAKAFEDHVEGADYKRAREQNRPSRADRAFIDAKLEEAFDTDDEDDEEMLDLVDVRAPEEVEMTLADLVLTTDQEDEIQKIVKAIEHRDYLARIGLREIGKLLFVGPPGTGKTSVARALAHDLDLPFVEVKLSMITSQYLGETAKNVEKVFEVAKRLSPCILFMDEFDFVAKTRSSDEHAAIKRAVNTLLKSIDEISLIQDEVLLIGATNHPDQLDAAAWRRFDEIVNFPKPDSGMRADILRIVTQQMEIDDFDPETLADLTEGLTGSDLRLVLREAVLNALTEERTTLTQQDLEDAIIDFEERDNLKNMDMMDGDADALVAGSGGFSGDGGSDHDHDHDH, encoded by the coding sequence ATGAGCAATCCGGAACTGGATGTCGTTGAGTTTCTGCTGACGGCCACTATTTACAGCGAGCGGCGGGACCTTGAGCCGGACGACCTGCCGGCCTCGTACCGGTCCGTCTTCTGGAGCGACGGCGAGATCGAACGGCCGCTGTCGGTCACCAACACGACCGCGAGCGAGGCCACCGGTGTCGAGCGACCCTGGGCGGCCATCTCCGGCCTGATGTTCACCGACCGCGACGATTTCTCGGGGAGCATTTCCATGACGGACCGCGACCTCGCCGAGGAGTGGTTCCTCGAACGGGTCGACGCCGCGGCGCTCGAAGACAATCCGGTCCTGGCGAAAGCCTTCGAGGACCATGTGGAGGGCGCTGACTACAAGCGGGCCCGCGAACAGAACCGACCGTCGCGTGCCGACCGCGCGTTTATCGACGCCAAACTGGAGGAGGCGTTCGACACCGACGACGAGGACGATGAGGAGATGCTCGACCTTGTCGACGTGCGCGCCCCTGAAGAGGTGGAGATGACGCTGGCTGACTTGGTGTTGACCACCGATCAGGAAGACGAGATCCAGAAGATCGTCAAGGCCATCGAGCACCGCGACTACCTCGCCCGGATCGGCCTGCGAGAGATCGGGAAACTCCTCTTTGTCGGCCCGCCGGGGACCGGCAAGACCAGCGTCGCCCGCGCGCTGGCCCATGACCTCGACCTTCCGTTCGTCGAGGTGAAGCTCTCGATGATCACCAGCCAGTACCTCGGCGAGACGGCCAAGAACGTCGAGAAGGTGTTCGAGGTCGCAAAGCGACTCTCGCCGTGTATCCTCTTCATGGACGAGTTCGACTTCGTCGCCAAGACGCGCTCCTCCGACGAACACGCCGCGATCAAGCGCGCTGTCAACACTCTCCTCAAGAGCATCGACGAGATTTCGCTTATTCAGGATGAGGTGTTGCTCATCGGCGCGACGAACCACCCCGACCAGCTTGACGCCGCCGCCTGGCGGCGCTTCGACGAGATCGTCAACTTCCCGAAGCCGGATAGCGGTATGCGCGCGGACATCCTCCGCATCGTCACCCAGCAGATGGAGATCGACGACTTCGACCCGGAGACACTGGCGGACCTCACCGAGGGGCTGACCGGCAGTGACCTCCGGCTCGTGCTCCGTGAGGCTGTCCTCAATGCTCTGACCGAGGAGCGGACCACGCTCACCCAGCAGGATCTTGAAGACGCTATCATCGACTTCGAGGAGCGGGACAACCTCAAGAACATGGACATGATGGACGGCGACGCCGACGCGTTGGTCGCCGGGAGCGGCGGCTTCTCCGGTGACGGCGGCAGTGATCACGACCACGATCACGACCACTGA
- a CDS encoding MBL fold metallo-hydrolase gives MEVTLLGTGDTTGTPTVQCDCDTCERARDPDEELRARVRERGIDPTGGVERSRFSVAVENDETGESLLIDLSPDFRHQFLRESVPLPDAAIITHVHFDHLDGLGNAYRLFDELPVHAADETDPVTGASVAESVRSRYDYLDTVSVHAQTPLKPFTVAGFEVTLVPVTHPPLLCYGLRIEEPQTGAVLSISGDTCYDVPDRSKSVLTGADLALVEGIVHPEACEYHPKGGTHHDENGVPRTFGTKHMTLPGARDFAEDIAADDYRIVHTAHYVPADRAFADDIGLDGERFTL, from the coding sequence ATGGAGGTCACGCTGCTTGGGACCGGCGACACGACGGGGACGCCGACTGTCCAGTGCGACTGTGACACGTGCGAACGGGCGCGCGACCCCGACGAGGAACTCCGGGCCCGCGTCCGCGAGCGTGGCATCGACCCCACGGGCGGCGTCGAACGGTCGCGCTTCTCCGTCGCCGTGGAGAACGACGAAACCGGCGAGTCACTACTGATCGACCTGAGTCCGGACTTCCGTCACCAGTTCCTCCGCGAGTCGGTCCCGCTGCCGGACGCGGCGATTATCACGCACGTTCACTTCGACCACCTCGATGGCCTCGGCAACGCCTACCGCCTGTTCGACGAACTGCCGGTCCACGCTGCCGACGAAACCGATCCGGTGACTGGTGCAAGCGTCGCCGAGAGCGTCCGGAGCCGCTATGACTATCTCGATACGGTCTCGGTCCACGCACAGACGCCGCTCAAGCCGTTCACCGTCGCTGGCTTCGAGGTGACGCTCGTCCCGGTCACGCACCCACCGCTTCTGTGTTACGGCCTGCGAATCGAGGAACCTCAGACCGGCGCAGTGCTGTCGATTTCCGGGGATACCTGCTACGACGTGCCCGACCGTTCGAAATCCGTCCTGACCGGGGCCGACCTCGCGCTCGTCGAGGGCATCGTCCACCCGGAGGCCTGCGAGTACCACCCGAAAGGCGGCACGCACCACGACGAAAACGGCGTGCCGCGGACCTTCGGCACGAAACACATGACCCTGCCCGGCGCGCGGGACTTCGCCGAAGACATTGCGGCCGACGACTACCGTATCGTCCACACGGCGCACTACGTCCCCGCGGACAGGGCCTTCGCTGACGACATCGGACTCGACGGCGAGCGGTTCACGCTCTGA